The genome window TATGGCTTCGGCGGGGGCCGGAGGCGGCACACGAGACGCGTGCGCTCCCCGAGACCGAAGGGAAAATGCGGAGGGGGAAATGCAAAGTGCAAAGTGCAAAGTGGAAAATGCAAAGCGGGAGCGTCGCAGGCGGATGTGTAAGATGGTGAGTATCAGTCCTAATGGTTAATCCCTGCCGGATTGATTTGGCTTTGGCGGGGGCCGGAGGCGGCGCGCGGGAAGCGTGCGCTCCCCGAGACCGAGGGGAAAGGCAGAGAGGGAGATGCAAAGTGCAAAATGCAAAATGAAAAACGGGGGGGTGGCGGGAGAGGCATGGGGGGAGAAGGGTGCGGGGGGCGGGTTGAAGATTTAGGATTGCAGATTTGGGGCGGGTTGTTTCTACTGCGGCCACGCCGTGGGACAGGCAGGCGGCGAGTTATGGCAAATTTTGACGCACAACGTTATGTCGCCACGCACGTGCGCAATATTCCGCGCTCGGGCATACGCGACTTTTTTGACATCGTCCAGGGCATGAAGGACGTGATTTCCCTGGGGGTGGGCGAGCCGGATTTTGTCACGCCGTGGCACATTCGGGAGGCGGCCATTTACGCGCTGGAGAAGGGGCGGACGACGTACACCTCCAATCTGGGGTTGCCGCGGTTGCGGACGGTGCTGGCGCAGCATCTGGCGGAGCGTTTTGGGGTGGAGTATCAGCCGCAAACGCAGATTTTGATTGCGGTGGGGGTGAGCGAGGCGATGGATCTGGCGTTGCGGGCGCTGATCAATCCGGGGGACGAGGTGATTTATCATGAGCCGTGTTATGTGAGTTACTCGCCGAGCATCGTGCTGGCGCACGGGGTGCCGGTGGCGGTGTCGTGCCGGCCGGAGGACGGTTTTTCGGTGACGGCGGAGGCGATTGAGCGCGCAATTACACCGCGGAGCAAGGTGTTGGTGTTGAATTTTCCCACCAATCCCACCGGCGGGACGATGACGCGGGCGGAGCTGATGAAGATTGCCGAGGTGGCCTGCCGGCACAATCTGGTGGTGTTGACGGATGAGATTTACTCGGAGCTGACGTTCGAGGGGGAGCATGTGAGCATTGCCGCGCTGCCGGGGATGGTGGAGCGCACGATATTTCTGCATGGTTTCAGCAAGGCATACGCGATGACGGGTTTCCGGATCGGGTACGCCTGCGGGCCGGCGGAGCTGATCGAGGCGATGATGAAGATTCATCAGTATTCGATGTTGTGCGCCAGCATCATCAGTCAGGAGGCGGCCATCGAGGCGATCCTGCACGGGCGGGGGGACACGGAGCGGATGCGGGAGCAGTACCGGCTGCGGCGCAACGTGATTGTGAAGGCGCTGAATGACATGGGGTTGAGCTGTCATTTGCCGCGCGGCTCGTTTTACGCGTTTCCGTGCATTCGCAGCACGGGGTTGAGCAGCAAGGAGTTTGCGGTGCGGCTGTTGCAGGAGGAAAAGGTGGCGTGCGTGCCGGGGGGGGCGTTTGGGCCGACGGGCGAGGGGTTTGTGCGTTGCTGTTTTGCGACGGCGCTGGAGCAGATTGAGGAGGCGATGCGCCGGATGGCGCGGTTTGTGGAGCGGCTGCGCAAGTGAAGGGCGGCCCCGGCCGTGTGGGCCGGGGGTTGCCGAGTTCCGCGTTTCCTTCATGACAGGGCGGGGACCGGGCATTACACTGGCGGCGTGACGCAAACGTTGGACACCCTGGGCATTATTGCCGGCAACCGGGATTTGCCGCTGGTGCTGGCGCGGGAGGCGCGGGCGGCGGGCATCCGGCGGCTGGTGGCGGTGGCGTTTGAGGGGGAGACCAATCCGGCGCTGACGGAGCTGGTGGACGAGGTGGAATGGGTGCGGGTGGGGCAGTTGGGGAGGATGCTGGAGGCCTTGACGCGCCGGGGGGTGCGGCAGTGTGTGATGGTGGGGCAGATTGCGCCGAAAAATCTGTTTGATTTGCGCCCGGACTGGCGGGCGATGACGCTGCTGCTGCGGCTCAAGGAGAAAAACGCGCACACGCTCTTTGGCGCGATTGCCCA of Verrucomicrobiia bacterium contains these proteins:
- a CDS encoding aminotransferase class I/II-fold pyridoxal phosphate-dependent enzyme, with amino-acid sequence MANFDAQRYVATHVRNIPRSGIRDFFDIVQGMKDVISLGVGEPDFVTPWHIREAAIYALEKGRTTYTSNLGLPRLRTVLAQHLAERFGVEYQPQTQILIAVGVSEAMDLALRALINPGDEVIYHEPCYVSYSPSIVLAHGVPVAVSCRPEDGFSVTAEAIERAITPRSKVLVLNFPTNPTGGTMTRAELMKIAEVACRHNLVVLTDEIYSELTFEGEHVSIAALPGMVERTIFLHGFSKAYAMTGFRIGYACGPAELIEAMMKIHQYSMLCASIISQEAAIEAILHGRGDTERMREQYRLRRNVIVKALNDMGLSCHLPRGSFYAFPCIRSTGLSSKEFAVRLLQEEKVACVPGGAFGPTGEGFVRCCFATALEQIEEAMRRMARFVERLRK